The Candoia aspera isolate rCanAsp1 chromosome 6, rCanAsp1.hap2, whole genome shotgun sequence genome has a segment encoding these proteins:
- the LOC134499524 gene encoding leucine-rich repeat-containing protein 15-like, with amino-acid sequence MALRAALLLSFLLSVWAGSRCPSECSCSKSAQVECSGAQIAEMPAPMPGDAMSLQVVNTRLAALGPAAFGNASQLIALRIEKNLLERLSPGAFRPLASLRYLSLASNRLQELPPEIFRPLARLEALLLSGNQLLRIQPAHFAGLSALKELQLHGNRLQAVPAGAFDQLPNLARLNLARNRLVRLPPRLFAPLGRLQVLRLYENQLAELQPRAFDGLGELQELALYQNRLRQLPAGLFAGPRRLQKLLLSGNSLEALPEGLLMNLPELSRLSLFGNALRELRPGTFGLMPHLKELWLADNQLAALPGGALANLTALQVLVVSRNRLRSVAATAFAGLDDLQELALHSNRLATLDGEILRGLTRLQNLSLHSNQLAALPTRLFHRTPGLRALQLQNNSLEALPAGIFDRLPDLRDLQLHDNPWRCDAALRALRRWLRENRSRLGGGSDHPRCAAPSWLLGRSLLEPEATTFGPEVSPLPEGRGTAGSRTEAPSRREPRPETPPPGRLQPPLGSEPGSADIAQEFPDEGPETGRSGGGIWGLTRTQTGVVVTCLVVASALLLGAVLAAGVYGSRRKRSTRAKA; translated from the coding sequence ATGGCGCTCCGCGCCGCCCTGCTCTTGAGCTTCCTGCTGTCCGTCTGGGCGGGCAGCCGCTGTCCCAGCGAGTGCTCCTGCTCCAAGTCGGCCCAAGTGGAGTGCTCCGGCGCTCAGATCGCGGAAATGCCCGCGCCGATGCCCGGCGATGCCATGAGCCTGCAGGTGGTCAACACGCGACTGGCCGCCCTGGGCCCCGCGGCCTTCGGCAACGCCTCGCAGCTCATTGCGCTGCGGATAGAGAAGAACCTCCTGGAGCGCCTCAGCCCCGGCGCCTTCCGGCCCCTGGCCTCCCTGCGCTACCTGAGCCTGGCCAGCAACCGGCTGCAGGAGCTGCCGCCGGAAATCTTCCGGCCGCTGGCCCGGCTGGAGGCACTGCTGCTGTCGGGGAACCAGCTGCTCCGCATCCAGCCCGCCCACTTCGCCGGGCTGAGCGCGCTCAAGGAGCTGCAGCTGCACGGGAACCGCCTGCAAGCCGTGCCCGCAGGCGCCTTCGATCAGCTGCCCAACCTGGCCCGCCTCAACCTGGCCCGCAATCGGCTGGTGCGCCTGCCGCCCCGCCTCTTCGCGCCGCTGGGGCGCCTGCAGGTGCTGCGCCTCTACGAAAATCAGCTGGCCGAGCTGCAGCCCCGAGCCTTCGACGGCCTGGGCGAGCTTCAGGAACTGGCCCTCTACCAGAACCGGCTCCGGCAGCTCCCCGCCGGCCTCTTTGCCGGCCCGCGCCGGCTGCAGAAGCTGCTGCTCTCTGGCAACAGCCTGGAGGCGCTGCCCGAGGGGCTCCTGATGAACCTGCCCGAGCTCTCGCGGCTCTCGCTCTTCGGAAATGCCCTGCGCGAGCTGCGACCCGGCACCTTCGGCCTGATGCCGCATCTGAAGGAGCTGTGGCTAGCCGACAACCAGCTGGCCGCCCTGCCCGGCGGCGCCCTAGCCAACCTCACGGCGCTGCAGGTCCTGGTCGTGAGCAGGAACCGCCTCCGCTCGGTCGCCGCCACGGCCTTCGCCGGCCTGGACGACCTCCAGGAGCTGGCCCTGCACTCCAACCGGCTCGCCACGCTGGACGGGGAGATCTTGCGCGGCCTGACCAGGCTGCAGAACCTCTCCTTACACAGCAACCAGCTAGCCGCCTTGCCCACGCGCCTCTTCCATCGGACGCCCGGCCTGCGGGCCCTTCAGCTGCAGAACAACTCTCTGGAGGCGCTCCCCGCCGGCATCTTCGACCGGCTGCCGGACCTGCGCGACCTCCAGCTGCACGACAACCCCTGGCGCTGTGACGCCGCCCTTCGGGCGCTCCGGCGCTGGCTGCGGGAGAACAGGTCCCGCCTGGGCGGGGGAAGCGACCACCCCCGCTGTGCCGCGCCGTCTTGGCTGCTGGGCCGGTCCCTGCTGGAGCCGGAGGCCACGACCTTCGGTCCCGAGGTCTCCCCACTGCCCGAGGGCCGGGGAACCGCCGGGAGCCGGACGGAGGCCCCTTCCCGGCGCGAGCCGAGGCCGGAAACGCCCCCGCCCGGACGCTTGCAGCCTCCGCTGGGTAGCGAGCCGGGCAGCGCGGACATCGCTCAAGAGTTCCCGGATGAGGGCCCTGAAACGGGGCGATCGGGAGGCGGGATTTGGGGCCTGACCCGCACCCAGACGGGGGTCGTGGTCACCTGCCTCGTGGTGGCCTCTGCCCTGCTCCTGGGGGCGGTGCTGGCTGCAGGCGTCTACGGCTCCAGGCGAAAGCGCTCGACGCGGGCCAAAGCATAG